The DNA sequence CCACACATGACGCATGAGAAAAAGTAATTATTCAGTGTTGATTGAAATGACAATGATATGGGGGAGAGAACACCTAGTAACAATGAAATCTGAGAACTTAACCATAACAGCAAGCATGTTGATGAAACCAACGAACCAAGACATCATTGACTTCTACAGAATCTTATATGCACTGAAGAAAAGGGCAGGAGGGGAGGATAGCTTACTCTGGGTATGCACTGGGAACAAGAATTTTTCAGTTCGTTCATACTACAAGGCCTTGGCAAACCACTCCCCTAATGCTTTCccgtggaagagcatttggaggagtaaTGCTCCACTcaaggttgctttctttggttggttGGCTTCCCGTGGTAAAATCTTAACAATCGAAAAATTAAGAAAGCGTGGACTTTACataatggattggtgctacatgtgcaaaAGTAACGGCGAATCAGCGGAtcaccttcttcttcattgCGAGCAGTTAAGGTATTGTGGGATGTAATCTTCTTGAGGCTCGGCATCGCATGGGTCATGCCTAAAAGGGTGATAGATCTATTGTCTTGTTGGCGAGGGATCAGGGGCAATCGCCAAATCACTACtgtatggaagatggttcctttaTGTGTAATGTGGTGCACATGGAACGAAAGAAATGATCGCTGTTTTGAGGATAAGGAGCGTTCTCCGGACAAATTTAGGGATTTCTTCTTTCAtactttgttgctttgggcCACTTCTATTGTATGGGATGGAACGAGCCTTAATGTTTTGTATGCTAGTATCAGTAGCACGTAGTTTGTAATTAGGCTCTTTATTGTACACTCCCTGTGTACTCGGACTTTGCCTATTTACGTGGATCAATAAATCTTCTTTttatctatcaaaaaaaaaaaaaacatcactaAGAACTGGAGGCGTAATAagcaaataataattattgtgCAAAGGTAGTGTTCTATCTCTCAAATAATAATTCCTGTGCAAGGGtagatttctctctctcctcccatcacccaattatattttatatgctccccaaaaagtaaatgacaactcaaataagtataaaattaacgattgaataaatggataactATCTTTTATGAAGAGCACACAATTGTATACGTTTATAGACATTTAGCAGACAACCTTGTTTTCCCTCCTACTTCTATAGCCAAAGATAGCAGAAAGAATTTTGTGTATGCGTTGATCTCCCTATGAGACGAAaaccttaaaaatatattctttttcccCATCAAAGCAGACAAAACTTCTAAACTGAAGTAATAGTTTGTCCCTTTCTACCCAACCAAAGGTTATGCTTTTTCAATAATTCTAAGAAGTCTGAAGTGTAAAGCCAAAGCCAACCTGTAGAATGCTTGTTGAAGCTTAGTGAAGTCACATTAAAAGCTTCAAAATAAATGCCACTTGCCTGAGCATTTGAATTGAGAAAAAGTTCATCATCTTCGTGACAGAATTCCCCAATAGTTCGTACATTTACGAGGTTCCCCGAGTCTCTAATTTGGAGAATGTGTATTGTTTGATTGTGAAGCGACACAATTGCCAATAAATCATCATACAAGAAGACACCCATGTTATGGGTCAGATTAACAAAATCATTGAGAAGGATCTTCTCGTCCAATACCAATCCATCTTCCAATCTAATTATATCAGAGAATATAGATTAAAAAGGGCATAAAGCAACCTCTACAAATGAATTAGAACTTCTACATATTAGTCTCTTGTAATATATAGAACCAGTGATGTACCTTATTAGATGAAAGGTTATCTTTTCTATATATGGGATTCCCTGAATAGCTCCACCGGCAGCAGGCGGCTCATGAATTGGTGCAGTAGAAGTAGCAAATATTCCATAATGGTTACCCTCCATGTAAAGGAAGAAGTCTTTGCATATAAGCGCATTGGAGGAAGCAAGCGATACACTATATAACTGCGTGAAGAAACTTTCAAATCTCTTTGCTTTTGGAGGGAGATCAAAAGCATCACAATCTTCTCCTTTGCATGAAAATGAAAGCCATGTTGGTCTGTAAACGATCAGATCCTGTTGGTTTCTGCTGAAACATATTAGGTATTGGCCATCATCAGTAAATTTGCAGAATGATTGGTCTGGGCATTCGACATCAAATATGGTACAACTTGGGACTAAATTCTCATAAAATCGCCTAGCACAATGGACCTGCAAGCAGCAAAGAATGATTTGGGTTTTGCATTGTATAATTGAAATGATTTCTGGCAAGCTGTTTGCAAATAGAAAACGAGGTTTTAATAACACAACATATAAGCGTCTATATTCAGGActgtaagaatatttttttttctccagtaatattttagtttttgcaGAAATCATATTGATTTTGAGTTATGGTTAGAACATGTACTCCATAATATCTCTAGTGTTCCTGTATGTTGGGGGTAACATcctctttcatcattaataaaatctttattttactcaataaaaaaatgtactccATGATAAGATGGAAAACACAAGAAATGAGAAGGGTGTTCTTCAAGAGGAAAAAACAAACGTTAATGTTTAATGTCTCTGTGAGATTGATATAAATTTCTGGCCCATTTCCTAATAGCTTAAGGTTTTGATAGGATGCTTAATATGGTATACAGCCCGTTTGTTTTTTCTCATACCTCAAGTGCTGGACAAAATTTTCCTCTGtaatttggttaaattaatTGGGCCAGTTTGCCGTGGTTTGTCTACGTTCAGCTAGGCTCTAATTCTGTTGAGCTTGGATGTGAGAGGGTGGTATCAAAGGTTTCTTTATGTACAAGGTTCTTAGTTCAAGCCTTTATATATCCTATTCATTAGTTTTTTATGTTATGTACGTGCAAGTCCTCTACAGTTGAATCATTGCTACTGCATGGTCCCAAACATGAGGGGTAGTGTCAATGTTAGTATGTCTATGACATTGACCCACTTCGTAGTAGCTTAAGCTTTTGATTGTTACCATCGATAGAGACAGAGGTCCAAATTACCAAAATTCAAGATAAGAAAAACATTCAATACAAATAGACCCAGGGAAAACCTGAGTGTAACAACACATCCAAAGGAAAAGATGACTCCAAGCTCACAGAAGATCATCTTCAATCCTTCATTGTACATCCAAATCATTAACTAGTGACTACAGCTAGTCAACAGAAGTAAGAACTATAAAGGATCAAGATAATCAAAGTGACGAAAGTCCACAAAtggaattatacaaaataaaaaaatggcaagggtaagaagaaaatacactagtTCCAGGAGCAGGAGTGTAGATTTGGCGCTGAAAAATCCTTGCAGCAATGTTGCTTCTCCTAAACATTACTACTGATGCAAAAATTCCATCAACATCTCCCCTGGAAGCCAGGATATGAAAGTGCCTATAGGTTAACCATTTATAGGAAGCATTACTTTGGGAGTAGCTATTGGATAACCAAGACCCATTCTAGATATAAATTTCCTTACTAAGGACTGAAATCAAATTTGCAGTCCAATTACTGTATTAACTAGGAACCGATAATACTAGAAAATTCTCCCAAATAGGTGATGATACCAGGATGTATCATAATATGGATCATGAAACCAACATTGGTTGATACATCCATGGAAGAAATATACCCTAGTtaacaaaaatatcttttaagcCACTTAACAGCATCCTTCCAAAAAATACAATAGAATTATTTGTAAAATGAATGATCTGAGGTCATTTGAAGGAATCAAATTCCAACAGGTACATACACGCAcatttacacacacacacatgcatatatatatatatatatatatagagagagagagagagagagagagattctcaAGCCGGTGTGTAGAGCACACCATCCACATCACGTAAATAGTAAgactttatttataagattcaaattttaaaatttatctttcaaatcaaattatgtcacgtaaGCAGTGTGTGATGTAGAGGCTTTAGAATAGCATTACTTATATATGTGCGCGCGCGAGCACCcacatatgtatttatgagtatatatataccaGATACTAGATTCAAAGCAGTGGCCTCACAAACAGGCATCTAATGGCTCCATTAGTACTTAAAACATACCAGACGTTtgagttttatttcttttcaaagcaCAAGAGAACCGTTTGATTGTTGCTGCCATCTGgatcaaaacaaataaacatatcAAACAAGGGAAGTCAGTAGGAGCCACTGTGATTCAGTGCTAACCTCATTAACCAACCCCCTACCCCCACCAaatgattgatttaaaaaaaaaaaaaaaacagaaaagaaatagaaaaaagcGGGCGACAAGAATGTAAAACAAAAGAGTACAGACAAAAAGGAGAACCCTTTTATCACCAGAAAATTACGACATCGACAAGACTGCCGcgggtttttttcttttcgctccgtttttaaatgaaaaaacgaGACAAGAAAAATttgatctctttttcttttctactttcaAATTCTTGCAAGTGGCCCAAAGCATCGCGAAAAATTCTTTAAGTTCAAACAAAATGCAAATGAGCCCAAACCCAATACGGAAACCAAACTATACAGACCAAGAAGAGGAAAATGGAAGAGGATCGTAATATGCATGAAGACATTGAAGAGTTGCAACCATATGCCATTGCCAATTTAGAGCATATATGAGTAATTAATCATAAGTCGTAAGATATACAGAAGGATAAGACGGTATAATCCTCGGCCGACCCAAGTGCCATGGGCATTCATCATGTTgtattatgagagagagagagagagagagagagagagagagttgcttACCCGTCGGAAGCagggaggaggaggtggtgccAGAGTGCACAGAGACC is a window from the Juglans regia cultivar Chandler chromosome 7, Walnut 2.0, whole genome shotgun sequence genome containing:
- the LOC109020263 gene encoding light-mediated development protein DET1-like isoform X3, whose translation is MFRRSNIAARIFQRQIYTPAPGTSVHCARRFYENLVPSCTIFDVECPDQSFCKFTDDGQYLICFSRNQQDLIVYRPTWLSFSCKGEDCDAFDLPPKAKRFESFFTQLYSVSLASSNALICKDFFLYMEGNHYGIFATSTAPIHEPPAAGGAIQGIPYIEKITFHLIRLEDGLVLDEKILLNDFVNLTHNMGVFLYDDLLAIVSLHNQTIHILQIRDSGNLVNVRTIGEFCHEDDELFLNSNAQCLAFPDKSKLHRLPGNNVQNGLQHSQPNLEDSFLTGIKQRLLSFIFQGIWNEEKDHTLRVQCLKKKFYYHFRDYAELIIWRVQFLDRHHLLIKFGSVDGGVLRNADHHPAFFAVYNMETTDIIAFYQNSPEELYLLFEQFCDHFHAASRNSLSMNFVSSHSNNIHALEKLRCVKNKASSSSQFVKKMLGSSLPYSCQSQSPSPYFDQSLFRFDEKAVNRPSNQVYFKKATIFPQI
- the LOC109020263 gene encoding light-mediated development protein DET1-like isoform X2 — its product is MFRRSNIAARIFQRQIYTPAPGTSVHCARRFYENLVPSCTIFDVECPDQSFCKFTDDGQYLICFSRNQQDLIVYRPTWLSFSCKGEDCDAFDLPPKAKRFESFFTQLYSVSLASSNALICKDFFLYMEGNHYGIFATSTAPIHEPPAAGGAIQGIPYIEKITFHLIRLEDGLVLDEKILLNDFVNLTHNMGVFLYDDLLAIVSLHNQTIHILQIRDSGNLVNVRTIGEFCHEDDELFLNSNAQCLAFPDKSKLHRLPGNNVQNGLQHSQPNLEDSFLTGIKQRLLSFIFQGIWNEEKDHTLRVQCLKKKFYYHFRDYAELIIWRVQFLDRHHLLIKFGSVDGGVLRNADHHPAFFAVYNMETTDIIAFYQNSPEELYLLFEQFCDHFHAASRNSLSMNFVSSHSNNIHALEKLRCVKNKASSSSQGMRTSLICGSFGHMSVALSHNLISHHLRTSAVCEENAGLFFALQLSVTESFSLF